The sequence GGAAAccaaggagctgggaaagcagctctTTCCAACATTTCTATGCTCTTATTTTCACATGTAATTTCTTCTAGTTGTTCAGGAAGTACTAAACAGTGTTTGAGGGTAATGTTTGCTTGTGCTTTCGGATGACCTCTCTGTCTGTATGACACATACTGGGTGCACTGTACTGTGCCTGAGTCCCTCTGACTGAGACCATAAGGAACCAGGACTTCCGACTACAAAACCTACTACCAGTTatattttgaggaaaataaaattagtctTCTTCATGGTGACAGGGGAGGAGTGGGGAAGGTGAGGGAGAAGGTAGAATGTGACTCAAAGGTGCCCTCTTGGGCTTTTTCAGTGACAATCCAAAAATCTTCCTTTGCCCTTCTTGCCTATCTATTGCAAAGCTTTTGAagatataataaaaaattatattatacATAGGTACTAAGAAACTGTTTAAAGGAAAGCACAGTTTCAGAGAAAACTGAGGAGAACTGCAGCCATCAGAGAGAATAAAGTTCAGTGGAAATGTGAATATGTAAGGAGTTACTCAGTAATCAGACTGTGGGAAGCCACAGATCTTTCTGTTGTGGGACAAATGTGTGTTGCGTTTCCATGGATCCTCATGGAAATACTATTCGACatcttttgctttgctttttgccAGTCTACACTTTTGCAGGCTGTCATGTGTGCTGGTGTGGTTCAACATTTGGCATAGAGCATGTCCTCCCTGGGGAGGAGGCAGTGGAATGCCCTTCAGGGCtatgtctgctccaggcaccatTTGGagtttcctgcttttctctgctctgtgagctCTATTGCTTGGCATCGAACTTTTACACACTACAGTTTCCCACAGGAGAAGCATTTGCTGCCAGAGTGGAGGGTTTACCTTCTATTTTAAGTAAACATCCATTATTTTGTGGGAGCACTGCCCTTCGCAGTAGGAGGTGGTGCCACTACTAGCAGCAGGAAGCTACTTTCCAGCTTCTGGTGTTTTTTCACCACATATTTTTTCATGTCTTGTAGATTAAAATGGcaataaggaaaaaagattGCATAAGGAGAAGagaatggatttttaaattataatttatactGTATTTTGTTGCAGGCTCTGAATTACCTAGATATCCCTGAAGcaagttttgggggtttttttattattacaatATGAAGTTACTTCTGCTATAGTAAACTAAGTGTTTCAGCCACACCTTCTCCTTTGGTCACACACAAAATTCCTGTTGTAAGACTTGTGCTCTTTGGGATAATATGTTAAAGCACTTGCCTTTATCACtttaatgctttttcttttacattttatcTCAAAATTGATAGGCCTGATTGTGCAAGCTAATGCATTTTAATACtgttcatttccctttttttcttttaacctaagtaattttaatttgaGACAAACCAGATATACACAGAATTCCAATGGCAGATGTTGAAAAACACATATAGCTGTTTTTTGAATACTTTATTTATCAAAGAACTAACAGCCTGTGTTTTGTGTTCTCTTACCAGCTAATTGGTATGAAAACTGTGTCTCTACAGGTAATTTTACTATTTCAGGCTGTATTTCATACTGCAATTGCAGCCACATGAGGTATCTCCACACTATAATGGGTCTGCTTTATTCAGCAGTTCAATTTGTGTTGAGTACTGtaatttactgtaatttttcctGCATATCTCAGCATTTGGAAGAGCCCTTTGAATCATCAGTTCTACAATGGTACCAATATGCTCCCAGTGTTTACCTTCTTCCCATCAGTGAGTAACGGGGGAAGGAGAAGTGAGTCATCAAAGGCTGGAATATTTTTCCcataaaagcaaatattcttCATGTATCTGTGGATTTTGGACATTACCTTCTGCCAGACTAGGCAGGCTGCTCCCTTCTTGTGATCCTGTGCTATTCCTTCCCACCACCAACTCCACAACATCCAGGAGGTGGTTTAGGGAAGTAGATCATAAGCAAGAAAATTAGCTTTAGCAGAAATTTTCATCTTGATTTGCTTCCCAGAGAACTGCTCACCCACAAGTCAGGCAACTAATAGTGGTCATGTAAAAGAGGGAGAAGGTTCAGAGTTTATGTACCCTAATGTTGAATTGTCCAGTGCCTAAAACTCGGCATAGGGAATATTTAAAAGTGGGAGGTAGACTTCAGTGTTATTtacataatttacatttttggaAAGGATTACCATTATTTTTACTTACTATATTAGACTCTTCCTCTGTTTACTTAATACTGCAGACTACAACATTTACTATTGCATTTGCAGTGGGTTTATCATGATAAAtggtagtaataataataaataataaacaataaacaCAGACTATGCATTTAAAAACCATCACtacaggttttaattttttttatgttaatGATTAACAAAATAGCTGGAACAAGAAACTCATGCTACCTGAGGCCCAAACAGATCTGGCTCTTAAAAGTGAGAATGGCTGATCACTACTCAAAGTTTAATGTGGGAATTAAGTGTCTAATTTCTGCATCACAGAGCAGGCCTTGTCAGAAAATTGTTCCATTCTTCTGAAAGCCTGGTTTTGTTACATGGGAGGTTATGAGGAAGTTGGAAAACTTGGTCACATATACAGGgtttttcaccaaaaaattaGTCTGCCCTTCTTGAAAGCAAGCAAAATTACACCAGAAAATCCTCTGTCTTCTCTGCTCTCTCAGAATAAACCCTAAGAGCTCCAATTTGAAACACTGCCTCCAGTCAGTATTTAATAGGAGGCCTCTGGGGAACATCGTGATGCTCCCCTATAAAGTGGTGTTTTCCTTGAGACCTTAGGTAGGTAAGGCTAAAAGAGACCAAGTGCCTGAGGTTATGCTTTTAATGCAGATCCCTATCCTCCTGTCTACTTCATGTGAGAGAAGGCATCACTTATCTTCAGGGCACTAAACTCATGGGTTTGCTGGATCCCTCCTGCATTAGGAAAAGCTCAAAGTAAAATTTTCTTCGCAAATACCTCATCATGTATTTTAAGGTAGATGTCATTTTCATGAGGCCTCCTAAAAGTAAAATACGCCTAAGATTCATGGGGTTTAGGGTTTTATCTTTAATTTGAGTCTTCTCAGATAGTCTTTTTATTTACAGCAAACCAGACTTTAGGATAAAGTctagaaaaatgtcttttgttttgtcttttatcCTTATTGCTTGCCAGTTGGGATATAAGTGGGAAGAATGATCTAATTTTCAATATAACCTCCACTTAAGGAGAGGAATATCTTCCAAAGAAGAGAATGGTGTTGGTTTGGTTGTGTCTGATGAAGAAGAGGAATGGACGGTCAGCTCTGAACTCACAAgtttctgggcagcacagaggCATTACAAGGAGCCCCGTGGAACAGCCTGCCTCAGTGCCCTCTTCATTGACTTCCACAATTGTCTTCTGGATGGCCTTGGACACAACCAAGCCACCTTTCATAGAGATTCCCGACAAATCAGCTTTTCCCCAGTCAAAAACATTCATTACTCCCATCTCCTGGAGAGTGTTGTTGAGAACATAACTTTCCTCCATCTTGAACTGGGGCAGGTACACCTTCACTCTCAGTGGTTGCATCGTAGACAAGCTGGTCCATTCTGCCAGTTTTTCATAGGTGAGGGCACATTCAAGCTGGAGGGTGGTATTGGGAGAAATGAGTGGCACCATAATCAATGCAAGGAAAGGAAGTTCAGTTTTTCCCACTTGTCTTTTGACCATACTGGAGCAATGCTAAAGCATTGCTCTCTATACGTGTCACTagagagaaaatgaagtgttaCCTGTTCTAGGCCAGTGAAGTCCTCACAGTCATCTTCAGGAAGAAGAATGAACATGCTCAGTTCATTATTGAAGTACTGGAGCTCTAGgacttttgttttcagttcCTCTATGATGGCCATGTTAAAATATCCTTCTTGAAACATCATCTGCACTTTCCTTCTCTCGTTCTGGAACAAATGAAACATATTGAATGGAAAATACGGAAATTATCACCCTGGTTTTAATTGGTTTCAGCCCTGAGCTTAGAGTTCAGCTCAAAAGCATTATTTAAACTGGTCATGGGTTTAATATACTTGTAGCATTGATATGTTCCTCTCAACTGTAGTCCCAATGAAGTTATCCATTTTAGAAGCATAACAACTACATTTCCCTTTCTAATGGTGCCAAATTACTTTACTCACAACTTCCTCAttacatctttcttttttctgctgtgtcagATGAGGAAACTGATACATCTTATGCAACCATAAATTAAATTTGTTATGAATAATGTATACATTCCCCTGAGATAATTTGTCTTTAAtacttttttccctgaaagcaCACACTGTTCCATTCATAAATAGTAGCAGAGAAGCAGAATCATCACTTTCAATCTCAAGAGCAGACTATTTTTGAAATAGCACCCTTAGCTGCAAAATCCCCAACAAAGTTAGTGCATGCGCTCAGTGGAATTGCTCCAACAAGGATCTCAGCTGCACAAGAACTTCTGATGTGAATTGGTACAAACTTTACATATTTTGTtaggaaaacagagagaaatacAGTCTTCTATTGTTCTCACTTAAGACCACTGTTTTGTCTTGGGataaaagagaggagaaaagccCCCATCTGTTATTACAGCAGACAGACATCTGACCTCCATCCCCCAGCAGCTTCAGTTCCTCCCCACTCTGTACCTTGTTCAGGTGGAAATATGCTTCCTTAGTGTCTTCTTTCTTAAATTCTACAGCCcactttcctttaaaatatatagCATTGACCAGGACAAGTACAGTAGAGGGATCaataaaaccagcagcaaaTAGGTCTTTGattttacctttaaaaataattaattaagaTTAATTATTACTTTGTTCTGGCAATCAGCTGACTTTGACTATTAAtagttatttcttttaaattgacAAGTGGTATAATGCTGTCAGACAAATGACAAATATTTATGTACAGCTTTGGAACCAAAGAACTCAAGGCATTTTTGTTCCAATCACTACACTTATTTtctattgaaaagaaaaaaataatgcagatgtttaatatataaaaatcttGCTATCTTTGGAAAAAATTCATAGGTGGTTcaattgcaaacaaaaaaacctgcacattttttttttaccttttgtttcattttcaacCCAGAAGTTAATTTTGTCTCTGACTTCTTCTTCCGTGTATTTAAAATTTACTGGTTCCAGTTCTGCTCGATAGAATTTCTTTGTGGAATCCAAGTATTGCTGGAAAGTACAAATTGCAGAAGTTTTTTGCAATGTGATCATTTTTATAAGATAGATAATTTAATGGCTTCAGGATAGTTCCATGTAGTAGATCAGCAAGAAAGAAATTGGTAAAAAAGGCACATGTCCCTTTGTGCTTCATGATGGAAAACATTCTGCTGAGTTCCTCACTCCCAGGAGCTGTTACAAGGGAGACCACAGTCCCTTACCTGAAAGAATGGATAAGTAATTTCTCCAAAGAGCCTGTTGGCAATGGTGAGACAACAGCCTGGTCCAGGTTCACTGACTTCAGCCAACAGAGCCtggaactgggaatggactCCTTCATCTTCTTCACACttcaaacaggaaaacagatgTTTCGTGGTAGGCTTGAGCTTTCCTATGCAAAGTTGGACCTGAGGGTGAATTGCAGCCTCTCTCCATGAGAAACCCTACTCCACCCAGCTGACTCAGGCACTGGAATAAATGCACCAGGACACCACCTCCTCTTCCCCCTGTGCCTCACGTACAGAATGACAAAACAGGTCCCCTTCTGGCTCCTCACCTCCAAACCACGCCGTACCCTACAGTGATGTCTCTGCGCACAATAAGGAAAGGGCTGCTGGCTTAGAAACTGGGAGAAGCAAGTTCCAAGGTGCCTTTGGCATGCTCTCTAGGCAAAACTTTGCAGGTGGCAATTGAAGCATTTATCACATTTTAGATTGGCACTGCTGTTTTGGTTAGAAACCCAGAATGAGAAGGCTCAGCTGTTGAATTGCGTGATGTCACAAGGCCCCTTAAATAACTAATAAAGGAACAGTAATAAGCAGGTCAGCAAATCTAGATGGAGAGGTTgatcagccctgctgtgctttctGATTAAGTGATTGTCTTCAAGGAAAAGGGCTGACAAACTGGTTCCTGTTGGttcagctcagagctgcaatTGTGTCTTACCTGCTCAGAAGGGTATCTGTTTTCCTGTCTCGTACTGCTCAAAACTTCTCTGAAATGAAAGACCTGCAATGTAAATGTTGGGTGAATGCATATGAGTGAAGGTACTTCAAAGCTAAAGCAGTGTTGCAAGCCTATCCCAAAACACAGCCAGACTCAGGCGCTGTGGAAAGGCCCTTTGCTCTTTACCATAAAATCCTTGCAAGTGAACAAATAGTTTTAGGAGATCGTGAGTGCATGAAATCTTTGAAATCTTTCTATGTGAGCAAGGAGGCTTTGggtgtccagagaaggcaaGAAACCACATTAAAGGTAGGGAACTCTTCTGAGCTCTGAGAGTGCAGGGATACCTCCAAAATGCTTTCTTTAACACTGATGCATTCATTGATCCAAAATGCTTTCTTTAACACTGATGCATTCATTGAACAGTCAATTCAGTAATAATGTGTAGTCTGAAGAAATTTGGTATTAGGAACTgcataatgtatttttaaaagggcTTTCTGTGTGCATCAGCCGTTTGGATGTTTAGGAACTGTATCAGATGGTACAATCATCCTCTACCAGCATTCCCTTTTCAGAGCAAAGCCCTACCTTCTCAATCTGCTCGAGTGTGCTGCCCCTGGCTCCAAGGACAACCATTCCAAAGGCAGCTGACAGACTTAGTGGGgagaaaaagatgttttcatttctttttctttttttcagctctCTGAAAAAGTCAAGACAGAACTTGGCATTGGCTGCACTGAGAGAGCACATTGTGGCACTGTGATCACCTGAAACAagggtaaaaataatttaggtttCTCATCTTTACACCTGCTATGTTTAGATGCCCTGGTAAGGTTTTTTGCAATAGTTTGGCTCAATTATTCAGTACTTTGTGGAAATTCCTTGTTCATTTCTTTTGGGATTTCCCAGTGAATCTGAAAATCAGCACCCTGAATAGCAGAAGAAACACATTTACAGAAACAGTAttctgagctgagctgcttctACAGCTTAAGTAATAGCTATGGTTTTGCCGCTTAGCCCAAACTTTGTCCTAACCAAAATTCCAGCTCAGTTTATATCCTGATCTTTGTGCCTTGAGTCCCCTAGGCATAGCACTTATTAATTACACCCTTGATCATATCTGACTCttgtttctctttaaaaacTTTATGTGTATTACTCAGCTGTGCCTCACATACATGTCCTTCTAAGGCTGGTTGCTTAACAAATGTTTGACAGAAAATGGAACTACAGACAGGCTCACTCAGTAAGATTTTGAACTGAAACACATTGTGCATTAGTAGAAAATTCCAGACATATTTTTTTATCTGAAGCTTAAACTCTTTTTCCTGCGGCTTGAACTCTTTTTCCCAGATACCCTTCAGTTACAATCACAATTATTACAAGCAGATCATCTTGAATGTCCTGCAAAACTCTTCATATCTTAGACCTAGAACAGAGTTTCTTTCTCATTAAAGACTTACAGACATAGTGCCTGCATCGAGTGAAGTGTTGTAGAAACATCTGATCATAAGTTCAGTATTTTAGAAGTTCCACTCTTCTAAGTCCCATTTGATTGGATTCTGAGTCTGAATAATTTCCTACACACATGTAGTAAGCATATTTCCCCTATTACACAAGAAGAATTAAATTATCCATATAAACATTTGAAAGATAGAGCACTATAGAAAGACTATGCTCCTATAAGTGTCATGCAGAAGAAGTGGCAAATGATTTTAATCTTCTTTAGAAGCACACTTGGAAAGCAGACGTTCAGAAGTACCATTGCAAAAGTTAAGCACAGATTCATTACACAGCCCATACATTTTAATGTAATCCAAAACATTGTCACTTCCCCAAAATATATCACATGCCATATATATGTGCAAAGGAGGTATGTTACTTAAGCACATCTTGATCCTTAGATCCTAGTTCTGTCATTTAGAATTAAAGATCATGGAGATACTTACCTTCTCCTTGGTACTGATGGTGTCAACTGGACACTCGAGCTTCTTGACGGAGCTTCTGGAGCAATGGGATATAAAACCATTGCCACTCCCAGTGGCAGAATAAATTTCACTCATGATGAATCACATTCCTGTCTGTTGCAACCAGTTCGTATAATTGGGGGATCTGTTGTGGAATCTCGAATTTTTCTATATCCCTAGGAGTTCAGAAAGAAGTCACAGTTTTAAATGCCTActaagatgtaaaaaaaaaaaaaaaaaaaatctaagtagtaataaaaaaagaaagcaacctCCTAAAAACAAAGGCAATTTCAGAGTGGTTTTTcacctgtaaaaaaaaaattctgagaatTTTGTCGTGTTTTGATGTCAGAAGTGGCACCAATGAATGCAACACAGGTTTTGTAGCAGAAACAATTATACTGCTATAACCAGCCCACTGATTTAGTCCTGGTCTAAACCATATCTTAAGCTTAGCCCAGAACTTCCCATTACTCCTCATTTTTGTCAGTGTCTCTGAGGACACCTGATCATTGTCTTATATTGCTTCAGCAAGGCGTAGGCAGCGGGGACAGAGCAACCTGCTAATAAGAAGTAGTATATTTCTGGTGTTATTTTCCTGAGGAATTATCTTTCTTCACATTCAGGCTGATATATGTGGGTGGGCAAGTATTCATATGAGTACTAACAACATTGTTTTGTAACAAGGACTTAGTTATCACTACTATGATGTATTTACACATCAATCCAACCAGATACTGGGCTTCTCTGGTATTTAGGAAACTTTGAAGGCAGTTTCCTATCAGTCATAAAGTACTCATGGGATTTAATTCCCTTTCAGTTTGAATTTTCCCATAGCTATTTCTTGGgaggaaatagaaattaaaaacacaCTGTTCATTCAAGCCctgagaaaaagagattttgccTGAAGCAATGAAAGCCATGCAGTCTGGTTTAACTCGCTTAACACTGGGACAAGAAAATTTCCCAAAGAAGCATCTGGCTTGCTTTCCTGGTTTCTGGCTGCTCTCCACACAGTCACCTAAAAACTCACCTGCTGAGCCTGTTCCTCAGTGCTGAGCCCTGTTTGACCATCCAGGAGCCCTCCAGCAGTTACATCTGCACCAGCCAAGCTGGGATCAAGGCCACTTCACAGCTGCATCCCCCACACCCGCAGTCACACCAGGTTTCCTTACCACCACAGAGCCTCTGACATCTCAATccttgaaataatttaatcatGGTGCAATAAAAAAATAGCAGCTTGAGCTGGTGCCTCCAAGGAGGGACCCCAAAGAAAGGACACCTTGGATAAAAGGACACCCTTTATACCCTCACCAGCTAAATGTGGGAAAGTCCAAGGTCCTCCTTGGCTCCTGCTGCATCTCTGAGTGTCCAGTTCCCTGGCCAAGCCACACCTCCCAGGGCCCTTTGTTCTGCACTGGGTGGGCATTTCACAGCCCCTTGCCTGGGCTcccacccagagcccagcctgcaggTGCATCCCGAGCTACCTGCTCTGAATGGATTCCCCAACACTCACCACCACCACCGACAGGGAACTGCAGAGCAGAACTGGGcagatggtgtttgtcttcttGTAGTGATGGGCTGTTCTCTGCAGTCTTATTTTGGGCACTAGTCACAGTTGGAGGAAAACTGTTGCGGAATATGAGGGGATAAGTATACAGGTAGGAGCTACAAGATGTAACCATTCTAAGTTAGTGTAGCATCCAGGTGTCTCCCAGAACAGAAAAGAGATGGTTTTTGAACAGCAAGACACAACCAAGTATTTGTCTTTCAGGAACACTGGGATTTTTAATCCAAATTAATGCAGTGAATGGAAAATTACAATCTTGAAGCACAATAATTCATGGCCTTTAGGCACAGGGGTATGTGCTGAAAGCTACAAGTACCCTTAAAATGCATTCTTCTGTGTAggaatctgttaaaaaaaagcTCAAGTTATCTAATATGCTCACAGAGTGATTCACTACTCTCTTAGCCCCTGCTTAGTTTTCTAATACTTTTAACTCCCTGAGGTGAACAGGTTTCTCCAGGTTTCTTCAACATTGTTTGTTGTTTCTCTGGTTTTGTAGGTGGTTCTGTTCTTAATTCATTTTGAATTAATCTGAAGGTTAACTATGCCCCTGTTTTTCCGTTTGGTGGATATTTATTtcacacaaataattttttgttagTGGACAAATTACAGACAATGGAGTTAGAGAGGCCTTCATTCCCAGAAAGGAACACTCTCTGCTGTTGTTCTAGTCTCCTGCTTTGCTATTTTGTTCTCTTCTAGGTTAGTTTAGTGAAGGTTAGAGTGTGGCTTAGGCAGAGATAGTTTTTAATGGGAATGTCTGAGAATTCCAAGAACTTTTGTTCAAGCAGATTGAAGGATTTCCTGAATTGTAGGTTTTGAGGAGAATCACTATGCAAATGCTTGCTGGGAAAGGCAAAGCTATATCTCATCCTGCTGTTGAACAGAGGGCTGGACTAGGACTTGCACTGCATTTTCCAGACCTATGACTCCCTTCTTGCTCTTTGAATAATGCAGAGGTTCATTGCAGGCCAGAGAAAAGCTATGAGGATTGAAGATGGTCACAGTAGTCTCAGAACCACGAGACTCTCTTTATTCCTTTCTATTGAAAACCTTGctaaaagaaaaggataaatAGCAGGAGGACTTTTTCCAAAGGTTACAGAGAAGTAATTGCTGAGATGCATCATGTGgaaaggaagatgaagatgTAAAAGCACTGCAAGTACAAAGGCACTGACAGAATTTGTTTCAGATAGTTAAACTACTCTGTCAAGAATGCAAATTTCTGCCCTTTTAGCTAGTGGTCTGATGTTTGTCATAGTAAAGTTGCTTTAAGGCACAGAGGAATGGATTGCAGACTGACCTGCTTTCTACACCTAAAATTCCATACATTTACATAAGACTGCAAATAGCACTGCATCCTTAGGGATAAGTTTTGCCCAACACCATTTATCTGTTTGCAGTTATTTTGGCTGAAAGTGACATTTTACTTCACTTTCCCgccacatttttttaatatttgtgatgGCCCTGGAGCCAGGACCAAGGGAATGAAGACTTCTCTGCATGATTTTTAAACCACAAAGGTGATTACATGGATGAGATAAGCATAGGGAGGCCAAAGCAAGGAACAAAGATCCAGCTTGTGATGTCAATCAGCAGAACACAACATCACAGCAAGAAGCAATGACTCACTCTGTAAGCAGAACAGACCACCAGCATATTCCATGTGATTATTCTTTGCTTCAAGAGAATGTAAGAAGCTTGGATGTCTCCAGTCCTCCCTTGGCTTTTTCCTCACTGTTTGCAGCCATATGCTTCCCTTGCTGTCAGTGTCTGCAGGACGTAGCAGGGAAGCAGATTCTTGTCGAGGAACCAGAGGATGATCTCAAGTTTGACAGCAAAGGCTTTTCTTGCCCCTTTCATCTTACAAAATGCACCTTCTGCTACCACCCTGCTCAGGTGGTAATTACAGAGTACCCGATTTGTCTGAGGTTGCCTGTGAGTAAAGTGGAGTTGCTGAATAGCAAGAACAAAACAAGGACTCCTTTGATTTTCACTGGCCACGAGGGCCCCCCTCCCTGTTTGTCAGACATCTGCTACAACAAATAACAAGTATTATACAGTATATCAGAGCAATTAGAGTGATAAAGTATCTGTGGTGATCCACAGAAACTTTAGCATGGCAGACAACATATCTCTTGAAGTTGAGGAAGTTGGAGATGCTTCAGATGTTGCTGATGGTCTCAGCTCATTTGGGAACCACCACATGAGCAGATTCTGATATTCATTTCTGTGATCGTCAGGTTGTATGAGTCAAGAACTATTGAAAACCAGGTGTCAGCTTATAAATAGCA comes from Zonotrichia leucophrys gambelii isolate GWCS_2022_RI chromosome 2, RI_Zleu_2.0, whole genome shotgun sequence and encodes:
- the LOC135444161 gene encoding serpin B4-like; its protein translation is MCSLSAANAKFCLDFFRELKKRKRNENIFFSPLSLSAAFGMVVLGARGSTLEQIEKVFHFREVLSSTRQENRYPSEQVQLCIGKLKPTTKHLFSCLKCEEDEGVHSQFQALLAEVSEPGPGCCLTIANRLFGEITYPFFQQYLDSTKKFYRAELEPVNFKYTEEEVRDKINFWVENETKGKIKDLFAAGFIDPSTVLVLVNAIYFKGKWAVEFKKEDTKEAYFHLNKNERRKVQMMFQEGYFNMAIIEELKTKVLELQYFNNELSMFILLPEDDCEDFTGLEQLECALTYEKLAEWTSLSTMQPLRVKVYLPQFKMEESYVLNNTLQEMGVMNVFDWGKADLSGISMKGGLVVSKAIQKTIVEVNEEGTEAGCSTGLLVMPLCCPETCEFRADRPFLFFIRHNQTNTILFFGRYSSP